ATGGCTGGACCACGGTGAGGTCTTGCCAGTGATGAATCAGATGGTCATGAGCCGTGAGATCAGGGGATCGATGCCAACCTGCTACGTAGCCAATGGCGGCTCCGATCCCCGCACGCTTGGCCATCAACAGATCGGTGTCGGCATCGCCGATGAGAGCGCAGCGATCGACCGATAGGTTCAATTGTGAACACAGGGCGTGAACTGCTGCGGGATCTGGTTTGCAGGGCAAGCAGTCAGCACTCCATACCGCCGCAAACATGTCGGTGAGATTGTGATGTCTCAGAAAAGCTTGAATGCCATCGGTGGTGTCATTGCTGATCACTGCACAGATCACACCGGCGTCCTTCAGCGATCGAAGCATGGTGGAGGCTGCCGGCAACATGGAGACGGAATGCCCTCTGGGATGCAGTGCCTGCCACTGAACATCGACACGATCAAAGATGTCTTCTGCCATTAGCAGGGCCTTGGGCCAACCCAGAGCCATTTGTGCGAGCACCGTGGCTGTGCTCAGGATGTTGTGCTGCCTGGAAGCCACAGCCAGGGTCCCATCCGGCAGCACTCCATCTTTGCTGCGGCCATAGGTGCGAACCAGCAGCGCTCCCAGCTCCTTGATGTCTTCGCTCGAAGTGCCCAGAGCTGCGAACTGACGCTTGGCCTCTGCGATCCGTGCATCAGCCAGGATCTTGAGCTGAGGCTCGCTATGAGAAAGGGTGCCGTCCTTGTCGAACAGCACCCCATCGATAGGACCAATGCGATGGCCCCGGAGGTTTAGATGAGCCAAGGGGGCTCAGCAACTCAGATCATCATCGAGCCCAGGGGCTCTTCGCCTTCCTCGGCTTGTTCAAGCAACATTTGCTTGTAACGGGCTGCCATTTCTTCGGCCTTGTCGAACACTTTCTGAGGATCGGTGAGCATGTCACCCGGCTCAGGCTCAAGGGCTTTGGTCGACAGTGAGATGCGACCACGTTCGGCATCGAGGTCGATGATCATCACCTTCATCTGATCATTCACATTGAGGACCGAGTGAGGTGTCTCAATGTGTTCGTGGCTGATCTCCGAGATGTGAAGCAGACCGCTGACGCCGCCGATGTCGATGAAAGCGCCGTAAGGCTTGATGCCCCGAACGGTTCCCACCACAACTTCGCCCACTTCCAGGCGATTCATCTTCCTCTCAACCAGCGCGCGACGGTGGCTGAGCACAAGGCGATTGCGCTCTTCGTCGACTTCGAGGAATTTGAGTGGCAGGAAATCGGCAACCAGTTCTTCTTTGGCCTTTCTGGTGCTGATGTGGGATCCGGGGATGAATCCACGCAGACCTTCCACACGCACCAAGGCACCACCGCGGTTGGTGGCAAACACCTCGGAGTAGATCGTGGCGTCTTCCTTCTGGAGTTGACGAACCCGCTCCCAAGCGCGCTGATATTCGATTCGGCGGATGGAGAGTGAGAGCTGACCATCTTCGTTCTCCTCACTCATGATGAAGAACTCGCGAATCTCGCCTGGCTGCAGCACATCGCTCAACCCTTCCACCCGGTTGATCGAGACCTCCTGAAGGGGCATGAAGGCGGCAGTTTTCGCGCCGATGTCGATCATGGCGCCCTTCGATTCCAGGGCAAACACCGTGCCGTTCACGATGTCGCCTGGCTTGAAGTTGTAGTCGTACTTACTGAGGAGGGCCGCAAACTCATCCAGCGTGAAGCCGGCGTTGTCCATGTCCCGATTTGCTGCACGACTGCTCGGGTCGTCGGCAGTGGGGATGTCGTCGGGGATGCTGAGATCCTCATCCGTGCCGAAATCAACCTGGTCGGCAACTTCCGCTGCTGCTTCGGGCACGTTGGCGAGGGCTTCAGCCGTTTCCACAGCAGGATCCTGAACGGGATCAGTGGAGGTGACAGTCATGGAGGGTTGGCGGTCTGCCCAGTGAGCAGAGCGAAGGAAACTGTTCCAGGCCCGCCGACCTGGTTCAGGCAATCCCTCACTTTACAGAGTGGAGCTGCAGCCTCTTAAACCAGTGCTTCCAGGCGTGTCTTGGAGGCGTTGATCCCTTCGAGCGTGGCGACAAAATCGCTGACACCGCTGAATTGCCTGTAAACAGAGGCAAAGCGCACATAAGCAACTTCGCTCAGTTCCTTGAGCTGCTCGAGCACTAATTCGCCGATGTCATGGCTTGAGACTTCTCGACCATTCCGTTGCTGCAAGGTCAGTTCCAGTTCATCCACAATTGTTTCGAGCCGTTCTGGGGCCAGCCCTGTTTTTTCGCACGCACGACTTAGTCCGTGAAGAAGTTTGGAGCGACTGAACGTTTCGCGGTTGCCGTTCCGTTTGATCACGGTGATCGGTACGGTCTCGACGCGTTCGTAGGTGGTGAAGCGAAACTCACAGTTCAAGCATTCCCTGCGACGCCGCACACTGCGACCTCCATCCGCTGCTCGTGACTCGAGCACGCGGCTGTCTGTGTTTTGGCAGGAAGGGCACTGCACGCCCGGTTACTCGAATGTGCACTAATCATACGGTTTGCGTCTAGGGGTGAACAGAGCAGCGGTAATTTCCCTCGAAAAACATAAAAAAACCCCGCCATTCGGCGGGGTTTGAAGGACTACTTGCCGATCTTCGGTGGATCGCGGAAGGCGATAGCGAAGAAAAGGGTGGCAATCGCAAGGGTGAGGATGAGGATGTAAGCAAAGCTTTCCATCGGATAACTCCTGGAGGGCGATTAGCTGAGCGGGGTGCCTGCCGGTGGCACATAGCCATCGGGCAGACGACGGGTGGAGCGGTCTCCCAGTTTTTGGAAGAGGCCAAATTCCACCTGTTCGCCGAGGTCTGGGTCGATACCGGCGAACACATCGCGATACAGAGTACGAGCACCGTGCCAGATATGGCCAAAGAAGAACAGCAGCGCAAAGGTGGCGTGGCCGAAGGTGAACCAGCCGCGGGGTGAACTGCGGAACGTTCCGTCGGAGTTGTAGGTCTCGCGATCAAATTCGAACGCTTCACCAAGTTGTGCCTTGCGGGCCAGACGCTTCACCTCAGCTGGATCGGTGAAGGTTTGACCATCAAGGGCACCACCAAACACCGTTGCAGTGATGCCTTGTTGTTCGAAGGAGTACTTCGCTTCGGCGCGGCGGAAGGGGATGTCGCCACGAACGATTCCATCACTGTCTTCGAGAATCACGGGGAAGTTCTCGAAGAAGTTGGGAAGACGCCTGACCTGCAATTCTCGCCCTTCTTTGTCGGTGAAGGAGATGTGGCCGAGCCATCCGGTAGGAAGACCGTCGCCATTCACCATCGGGCCGACACGGAACAAACCGCCCTTGGCAGGACTGTTGCCGACGTAGTCGTAGAAAGCGAGCTTTTCAGGAATCGAGGCGTAGGCCTCGGACGCGGTAGCGCCTTGATCCATCGCTGTTTGGACGCGACGATTGATCTCCGTTTTGAAGTAGTTCTGATCCCACTGGTAACGCGTAGGGCCGAACAGCTCAATCGGAGTAGCAGCTGCTCCGTACCACATGGTGCCAGCAACGATGAAGGCCGCGAAGAACACTGCTGCAATGGCACTGGCAAGCACCGTTTCGATGTTGCCCATCCGCAACGCCTTGTAGAGGCGTTCGGGGGGACGCGTCGTGATGTGGAAAATTCCAGCAATGATGCCGACGATTCCAGCGGCAATGTGGTGAGCAACAATGCCCCCTGGATTAAAGGGGTTGAAGCCCTCAGGACCCCACGACGGTTGCACCGGTTCGAGGTGACCTGTGATGCCGTAAGGATCTGAAATCCACATTCCAGGCCCGAACACACCAGTGAGGTGGAAGGCTCCGAAACCGAAGCAACCAAGACCGGCGAGGAGGAGGTGGATACCAAAAATCTTGGGGAGATCGAGAGCTGGCTCCCCAGTGCGGGGGTCTTGCCAGATTTCGAGGTCCCAGTAGGTCCAGTGCCAAATGGCAGCGAGCATCAGCAGGCCGCTGAACACGATGTGAGCGGCGGCAACACCTTCGAAACTCCAGAAACCTGGATCGACACCGGTGGCGCCAGTGATACTCCAACCACCCCAGCTGTCGGTCACGCCGAGGCGTGCCATGAAGGGCATCACGAACATGCCCTGACGCCACATTGGGTTCAGGACAGGATCGGACGGATCGAAGATGGCAAGTTCATAAAGGGCCATCGAGCCGGCCCAGCCGGCAACGAGGGCAGTGTGCATGAGGTGCACGGCCAAGAGGCGGCCGGGGTCGTTGATGACGACGGTGTGCACCCGATACCAGGGCAATCCCATGGGTCAGGTTCGGGGGAACGGAGCTGCAATGGCAGCCAGACCTGGCGATCGTAAGGCGTCCATCTCAGTGTGCGCGTGCCCTTGTCGCGAGCTGCAACGTCTGGAATTGGCATGGCGAGATTGGCGCTGCCCCCTTGTGGCTGTTTTCATCGCGGTTCGAATGGCTTGGCCAGGCTTCAGCAGGGGGGTTACAAATCGCAACTTCAGGCTCCAGAGTGTCGGAGCTTTGGCGCTGTCCTGCGTCGCTTCCAGGAGATTCCATGCCTGTGATCCGGTTTGTGCGTGAAGGTCGCGATGTTGAGTGCTACCCAGGCGAGAACCTCCGCGATGTAGCCCTCAGGGAGGGCATTCAGCTCTATGGCTTGAAAGGTCAGCTGGGGAACTGTGGTGGATGTGGGCAGTGCATCACCTGTTTTGTCGAGGTCAAGGGGGATCAGTCGGCCGCCAACTCCCTTTCCGGCCGTACGGCTGTGGAAGATGCCAAGCTCCGCCGCCGGCCTGAAAGCTGGAGACTCGCCTGTCAAGCTCTCGTTGAACGTTCTGTTGTGATCCTCACGAGGCCGCAGGTGTCGATGGGCGATCAGCGCCGACGCATTGAGGCAGCTCTCGGTGCACCTCTGCCGCTCGGGCCCACGGTATGGCCAGTGGTGGAAAGCAGTGAGGATGACGACGAAGAGGCTGGAGATGATGAGGATGTTCAAAAT
The sequence above is a segment of the Synechococcus sp. PROS-7-1 genome. Coding sequences within it:
- a CDS encoding HAD family hydrolase; its protein translation is MAHLNLRGHRIGPIDGVLFDKDGTLSHSEPQLKILADARIAEAKRQFAALGTSSEDIKELGALLVRTYGRSKDGVLPDGTLAVASRQHNILSTATVLAQMALGWPKALLMAEDIFDRVDVQWQALHPRGHSVSMLPAASTMLRSLKDAGVICAVISNDTTDGIQAFLRHHNLTDMFAAVWSADCLPCKPDPAAVHALCSQLNLSVDRCALIGDADTDLLMAKRAGIGAAIGYVAGWHRSPDLTAHDHLIHHWQDLTVVQP
- a CDS encoding 30S ribosomal protein S1; translation: MTVTSTDPVQDPAVETAEALANVPEAAAEVADQVDFGTDEDLSIPDDIPTADDPSSRAANRDMDNAGFTLDEFAALLSKYDYNFKPGDIVNGTVFALESKGAMIDIGAKTAAFMPLQEVSINRVEGLSDVLQPGEIREFFIMSEENEDGQLSLSIRRIEYQRAWERVRQLQKEDATIYSEVFATNRGGALVRVEGLRGFIPGSHISTRKAKEELVADFLPLKFLEVDEERNRLVLSHRRALVERKMNRLEVGEVVVGTVRGIKPYGAFIDIGGVSGLLHISEISHEHIETPHSVLNVNDQMKVMIIDLDAERGRISLSTKALEPEPGDMLTDPQKVFDKAEEMAARYKQMLLEQAEEGEEPLGSMMI
- the nrdR gene encoding transcriptional regulator NrdR, with translation MQCPSCQNTDSRVLESRAADGGRSVRRRRECLNCEFRFTTYERVETVPITVIKRNGNRETFSRSKLLHGLSRACEKTGLAPERLETIVDELELTLQQRNGREVSSHDIGELVLEQLKELSEVAYVRFASVYRQFSGVSDFVATLEGINASKTRLEALV
- a CDS encoding photosystem II reaction center protein T; protein product: MESFAYILILTLAIATLFFAIAFRDPPKIGK
- the psbB gene encoding photosystem II chlorophyll-binding protein CP47: MGLPWYRVHTVVINDPGRLLAVHLMHTALVAGWAGSMALYELAIFDPSDPVLNPMWRQGMFVMPFMARLGVTDSWGGWSITGATGVDPGFWSFEGVAAAHIVFSGLLMLAAIWHWTYWDLEIWQDPRTGEPALDLPKIFGIHLLLAGLGCFGFGAFHLTGVFGPGMWISDPYGITGHLEPVQPSWGPEGFNPFNPGGIVAHHIAAGIVGIIAGIFHITTRPPERLYKALRMGNIETVLASAIAAVFFAAFIVAGTMWYGAAATPIELFGPTRYQWDQNYFKTEINRRVQTAMDQGATASEAYASIPEKLAFYDYVGNSPAKGGLFRVGPMVNGDGLPTGWLGHISFTDKEGRELQVRRLPNFFENFPVILEDSDGIVRGDIPFRRAEAKYSFEQQGITATVFGGALDGQTFTDPAEVKRLARKAQLGEAFEFDRETYNSDGTFRSSPRGWFTFGHATFALLFFFGHIWHGARTLYRDVFAGIDPDLGEQVEFGLFQKLGDRSTRRLPDGYVPPAGTPLS
- a CDS encoding 2Fe-2S iron-sulfur cluster-binding protein — encoded protein: MPVIRFVREGRDVECYPGENLRDVALREGIQLYGLKGQLGNCGGCGQCITCFVEVKGDQSAANSLSGRTAVEDAKLRRRPESWRLACQALVERSVVILTRPQVSMGDQRRRIEAALGAPLPLGPTVWPVVESSEDDDEEAGDDEDVQNQSSTDAPATPGDEP